A part of Streptantibioticus cattleyicolor NRRL 8057 = DSM 46488 genomic DNA contains:
- a CDS encoding RNA polymerase sigma factor, producing MTRHGGDPPRPVLTSQQEAYLGDLLKQVYPRVLRAVARMSRDHHLAEEITQDVAVAMFKEVLAGRAFRRPPIVFAVTVARNRVRSEFRRRRRAAELPTDDFPEGAEPWPPRPRDPDPTTAAARYLDLLAEVEAAIGDERRFRIWELHVVWDLKGFEIAEALGMSAPTVSRELRRAVEKARRIS from the coding sequence ATGACTCGACACGGCGGTGATCCGCCCAGGCCGGTCCTGACATCGCAACAGGAGGCGTACCTCGGCGATCTGCTCAAGCAGGTGTACCCGAGGGTACTGCGGGCGGTGGCCCGGATGTCCCGGGACCACCACCTGGCCGAGGAGATCACCCAGGACGTCGCGGTGGCCATGTTCAAGGAGGTGCTGGCCGGACGGGCGTTCCGGCGTCCGCCGATCGTCTTCGCGGTGACGGTGGCACGGAACAGGGTGCGTTCGGAGTTCCGGCGCAGGCGGAGGGCGGCGGAGCTGCCGACCGACGACTTCCCGGAGGGCGCGGAGCCCTGGCCGCCCCGGCCACGGGACCCCGACCCCACCACCGCGGCGGCGCGCTACCTGGACCTGCTGGCCGAGGTGGAGGCCGCCATCGGCGACGAACGGCGGTTCCGGATCTGGGAGTTGCACGTGGTGTGGGATCTGAAGGGCTTCGAGATCGCCGAGGCGCTGGGCATGTCGGCGCCCACCGTCTCCCGCGAACTGCGCCGGGCCGTGGAGAAGGCCCGCCGGATCTCCTGA
- a CDS encoding TetR/AcrR family transcriptional regulator yields MTGRDAPRGRRRDPEGRRRAIVEAACALIPDTGIHGLSHRLVAARAGVPLGATTYYFTDLADLSRAALEHAAARWTEELRAWATALRDSDDVPAALAALAARYAEDRPRALIEAELYTAAARRPELRPLAHLWFDGLVRVLRAHTTPAAATATALLLDGALLRALRDEDPVDVTELTAALRTLMGDGPEVSGRR; encoded by the coding sequence TTGACCGGCCGCGACGCGCCACGGGGCCGCCGCCGCGATCCGGAGGGTCGGCGCCGGGCCATCGTGGAGGCCGCCTGCGCGCTCATCCCCGATACCGGCATCCACGGGCTCAGCCACCGCCTGGTCGCCGCCCGCGCCGGGGTGCCGCTGGGCGCGACCACGTACTACTTCACGGACCTGGCCGACCTCAGCCGGGCCGCGCTGGAGCACGCCGCCGCCCGCTGGACCGAGGAACTGCGCGCCTGGGCGACGGCGCTGCGCGACAGCGACGACGTCCCGGCCGCCCTCGCCGCACTGGCCGCCCGCTACGCCGAGGACCGGCCGCGCGCGCTGATCGAGGCCGAGCTGTACACCGCCGCCGCCCGCCGCCCCGAACTGCGTCCCCTCGCCCACCTGTGGTTCGACGGCCTGGTCCGCGTCCTGCGCGCCCACACCACCCCCGCCGCCGCCACCGCGACCGCTCTCCTGCTCGACGGGGCCCTACTGCGCGCCCTGCGCGACGAGGACCCCGTCGACGTGACCGAACTGACCGCGGCACTGCGGACGTTGATGGGCGACGGCCCGGAGGTCAGCGGACGACGGTGA
- a CDS encoding DMT family transporter, with product MAYLFLLLAIITEVAGTSLLKATAGFTRLWPTAACLACYAVAFLALARAIGRGLHVGVGYAMWSGLGTTLIVLIGALFLHEPLTAAKVLGVALVIAGVVVLNLGGAH from the coding sequence GTGGCCTATCTGTTCCTGCTCCTGGCGATCATCACCGAGGTGGCCGGCACCAGCCTGTTGAAGGCCACCGCCGGCTTCACCCGGCTGTGGCCCACCGCGGCCTGTCTGGCGTGCTACGCCGTGGCGTTCCTCGCCCTGGCGCGGGCCATCGGCCGCGGGCTGCACGTCGGTGTCGGATACGCGATGTGGTCCGGGCTCGGCACCACGCTGATCGTGCTGATCGGCGCGTTGTTCCTGCACGAACCGCTCACCGCGGCGAAGGTGCTCGGCGTGGCGCTGGTGATCGCCGGGGTCGTGGTGCTCAACCTGGGCGGTGCCCATTGA
- a CDS encoding RNA polymerase sigma-70 factor: MTALELFQEHRPMLFGIAYRMLGSAADAEDVVQDAWLRWHGVDADSVAEPRAYLARTVTNLSINKLRSAAARREAYVGPWLPEPLVEAAGAADADGGVERAEDVSLAMLVVLETLSPLERAVFVLREVFGFSHREIAEATDRSEAAVRQVATRARDHVRARRPRYDAPAALRRRLTDDFLAACAGGDLNQVLALLAPDVTAWSDGGGKVRAALRPVHGADKVARWILGVMATSIPDFGAHRVDVNGRPGLLITSGGVPDTVCCAEFAEDGTVTALHLVRNPHKLRRAQPPL; this comes from the coding sequence GTGACCGCACTCGAACTCTTCCAGGAGCACCGGCCGATGCTGTTCGGCATCGCCTACCGGATGCTGGGCAGCGCCGCGGACGCGGAGGACGTCGTCCAGGACGCGTGGCTGCGGTGGCACGGCGTGGACGCGGACTCGGTCGCCGAGCCGCGCGCCTACCTCGCCCGGACGGTGACCAACTTGTCCATCAACAAGCTGCGTTCGGCCGCCGCGCGGCGTGAGGCGTACGTCGGTCCGTGGCTCCCCGAGCCGTTGGTGGAGGCGGCCGGAGCGGCGGACGCGGACGGCGGGGTGGAACGGGCCGAGGACGTCTCGCTGGCGATGCTGGTCGTGCTGGAGACGCTGTCGCCGCTGGAGCGGGCGGTGTTCGTGCTGCGCGAGGTCTTCGGCTTCTCGCACCGGGAGATCGCCGAGGCCACCGACCGCAGCGAGGCCGCGGTACGCCAGGTGGCGACCCGGGCCCGCGACCACGTCCGGGCCCGGCGTCCCCGTTACGACGCCCCGGCCGCGCTGCGCCGCCGGCTCACCGACGACTTCCTCGCCGCGTGCGCCGGCGGCGACCTCAACCAGGTGCTGGCGCTGCTCGCGCCGGACGTCACCGCGTGGAGCGACGGCGGCGGCAAGGTGCGTGCCGCGCTGCGTCCGGTGCACGGCGCCGACAAGGTGGCCCGCTGGATCCTGGGCGTCATGGCGACCTCGATCCCCGACTTCGGCGCGCACCGGGTCGACGTCAACGGCCGCCCTGGTCTGCTGATCACCTCCGGTGGCGTGCCGGACACGGTGTGCTGTGCCGAGTTCGCCGAGGACGGCACCGTCACCGCGCTGCACCTGGTGCGCAACCCCCACAAGCTGCGCCGCGCTCAGCCGCCGTTGTGA
- a CDS encoding ABC transporter ATP-binding protein — translation MTAGRSGAVPSLRVTAVRKAYGARRVLRGVSLQAPPGQVVGVVGENGAGKTTLLRVLSGDLRPDGGTVSIRGTLGYCPQQPVLDEELTPRQHLRLFQIAYRLDRLDRADELVAVLGLTAYRDEPVKVLSGGTRQKLNLVLALMHDPDVVLLDEPYQGFDWETYLRFWEVAAGLRRAGRTVVVVSHLAYDTERLDALYRLRDGVLAPARGAAA, via the coding sequence GTGACCGCCGGGCGGTCCGGCGCCGTGCCGAGCCTGCGGGTGACGGCGGTGCGCAAGGCGTACGGCGCCCGGCGGGTACTGCGCGGCGTCAGCCTCCAGGCCCCGCCCGGGCAGGTCGTCGGGGTGGTCGGGGAGAACGGCGCGGGCAAGACGACACTGCTCCGTGTCCTCAGCGGCGACCTGCGGCCGGACGGCGGCACCGTAAGCATCCGCGGCACGCTCGGCTACTGCCCGCAACAGCCCGTGCTGGACGAGGAGTTGACGCCACGTCAGCATCTGCGGCTGTTCCAGATCGCCTACCGGCTGGACCGGCTCGACCGGGCCGACGAGCTGGTCGCCGTGCTGGGGCTGACCGCCTACCGCGACGAACCGGTCAAGGTGCTCAGCGGAGGCACCCGGCAGAAACTCAACCTGGTGCTCGCCCTGATGCACGACCCGGACGTGGTGCTGCTCGACGAGCCGTACCAGGGCTTCGACTGGGAGACCTACCTGCGCTTCTGGGAGGTCGCCGCCGGGCTGCGGCGGGCCGGCCGCACCGTGGTGGTCGTCTCCCACCTCGCCTACGACACCGAACGCCTCGACGCGCTGTACCGGCTGCGGGACGGCGTGCTGGCACCGGCCCGCGGGGCGGCGGCGTGA
- a CDS encoding general stress protein, translating into MTQFDPTPVDPISAAWNTVASYDTYQEAQAAVDRLSDDQFPVEHLDIVGSDLRLVERVTGRLTRGKAAAAGAASGAWFGLFMGLLVSLFTRGPAWLGLILGGLLIGALWGAVFGFVGHAATGGRRDFSSTQALVASRYDVIARGGHAEQARAALRRAGVPTGRGAAGT; encoded by the coding sequence ATGACCCAGTTCGATCCAACCCCGGTCGACCCGATCAGCGCGGCGTGGAACACGGTGGCGAGCTACGACACCTACCAGGAGGCGCAGGCCGCGGTGGACCGCCTCTCCGACGACCAGTTCCCGGTGGAACACCTGGACATCGTCGGGTCCGACCTGCGGCTGGTGGAACGGGTGACGGGACGGCTGACCCGGGGCAAGGCAGCCGCCGCCGGTGCCGCGAGCGGTGCGTGGTTCGGCCTGTTCATGGGGTTGCTGGTCTCCCTGTTCACCCGGGGCCCGGCGTGGCTCGGGCTGATCCTGGGCGGTCTGCTGATCGGCGCGTTGTGGGGCGCGGTCTTCGGATTCGTCGGCCACGCCGCGACCGGTGGCCGCCGTGACTTCTCCTCCACCCAGGCCCTGGTCGCCTCCCGCTACGACGTGATCGCCCGCGGTGGCCACGCCGAGCAGGCCAGGGCGGCGCTGCGGCGCGCCGGGGTCCCGACCGGCCGGGGAGCGGCGGGGACGTGA
- a CDS encoding lysophospholipid acyltransferase family protein has product MLGRVAGAVVPFCGRLTVTADAGAVVPPGAIVVANHTSLADPAVVLAALHRLGVRPVVLAAAGLWRVPVLGRVLAREGHVPVHRDDPRAGWALPAARAALDAGRPVLIYPEGGLPRRRDAAEAPPRPFRAGLFHLARTTGAPVVPLGQAGARRLLSGGPAGQVARALSAPLRRPALHVHLGAPLRLTGPRPDALAQAHHAVTAAWRTAARHLGEPVPEPSGLTDSAEAAAPPGRRTRRSGGRRR; this is encoded by the coding sequence ATGCTCGGTCGTGTCGCCGGTGCCGTGGTGCCGTTCTGCGGGCGGCTGACGGTGACGGCCGACGCGGGCGCCGTGGTGCCGCCGGGCGCCATCGTGGTCGCCAACCACACCTCGCTGGCGGATCCAGCGGTGGTGCTGGCCGCGTTGCACCGGCTGGGGGTGCGGCCGGTGGTGCTGGCCGCCGCCGGGCTGTGGCGGGTGCCGGTGCTGGGGCGGGTGTTGGCACGGGAGGGCCACGTGCCGGTGCACCGGGACGACCCTCGGGCGGGGTGGGCGCTGCCGGCGGCGCGGGCGGCGCTGGACGCGGGGCGGCCGGTGCTGATCTATCCGGAGGGCGGTCTGCCGCGCCGCCGGGACGCCGCCGAGGCGCCGCCCCGCCCGTTCCGCGCCGGCCTGTTCCACCTCGCGCGCACCACCGGCGCCCCGGTCGTCCCGCTCGGGCAGGCCGGTGCCCGCCGGCTGCTGTCGGGCGGCCCGGCCGGACAGGTCGCCAGGGCGCTGTCCGCCCCGCTGCGCCGCCCCGCGCTCCACGTCCACCTCGGCGCCCCGCTGCGGCTGACCGGCCCCCGGCCCGACGCCCTGGCCCAGGCCCACCACGCCGTCACCGCCGCCTGGCGCACCGCCGCACGGCACCTCGGCGAACCGGTCCCCGAACCGTCAGGGCTCACAGACTCTGCGGAGGCAGCCGCACCACCTGGACGAAGAACTCGTCGATCTGGCGGACGGCGGAGATGA
- a CDS encoding response regulator: protein MTTPARPIDVLLVEDDPGDELMTREAFEDNKIGNTLHVARDGEEALDFLYRRGAHAGAPRPDLILLDLNLPKYDGRQVLEQIKSDPELSHIPVVVLTTSAAEEDILRSYKLHANAYVTKPVDLEQFISAVRQIDEFFVQVVRLPPQSL, encoded by the coding sequence ATGACCACGCCCGCCCGCCCCATCGACGTCCTGCTCGTCGAGGACGACCCCGGGGACGAGCTGATGACCCGCGAGGCGTTCGAGGACAACAAGATCGGCAACACGCTGCACGTCGCCCGGGACGGCGAGGAGGCGCTCGACTTCCTCTACCGGCGCGGCGCCCACGCCGGCGCGCCCCGCCCCGACCTGATCCTGCTCGACCTCAACCTGCCCAAGTACGACGGCCGCCAGGTGCTGGAGCAGATCAAGTCCGACCCCGAGCTGTCCCACATCCCGGTCGTCGTCCTGACCACCTCCGCCGCCGAGGAGGACATCCTGCGCAGCTACAAGCTGCACGCCAACGCCTACGTCACCAAGCCGGTGGACCTGGAGCAGTTCATCTCCGCCGTCCGCCAGATCGACGAGTTCTTCGTCCAGGTGGTGCGGCTGCCTCCGCAGAGTCTGTGA
- a CDS encoding sensor histidine kinase, giving the protein MTRSVPDDARPVPDDPRPAPGDTRPVPDVPRPTPDGTRPVPDGTRSVADDTPPVADVPRPTPGDTPPVPGDTPPVSDDTRPVADDPRPVPDDPHLVRGFRAMTVQGWFLLALALMTLLVVAGSVVGGQVLAHTARVSDQLLQRIQPAQGAAFQLQAAVLNQETGARGYAIAADPQFLQPYSDGRRGEAQLAATLRGLVGDRPVLRADLDAVERATADWRGHYAEPMIKAVTPGVPRPPDKTLVEGGKARFDHLRALFRAQNTHLAEERSRAQRELAEARTERDWVLGGLVAAFLITGVVLAVLIRQLVTRPLDRLRTASYRVAGGDFEHRITAHGPADLRAVARDVEGMRRRIVTELGTVRSAHRLLVEQTADLDAQAVELRRSNAELEQFAYVASHDLQEPLRKVASFCQLLEKRYGDSFDERGKQYLDFAVDGAKRMQVLINDLLTFSRVGRLNDASVPVALDAALDKAVANLGASIEESGARIERPERLPEIIGDPMLMVMLWQNLLGNAVKFRRPDEPPLVRLTCERRDGDWLLAVSDNGIGVPTEFAEKVFVIFQRLHGRDSYSGTGIGLALCKKIVEHHGGRIWIDTGYGTGARFCLTLPAETPPEDAPPEDAPSADVPAVKGNPA; this is encoded by the coding sequence ATGACCCGATCCGTGCCCGACGACGCCCGCCCGGTGCCCGACGACCCGCGTCCCGCGCCCGGCGACACCCGGCCCGTGCCCGACGTCCCGCGTCCCACGCCCGACGGCACCCGGCCCGTGCCCGACGGCACCCGGTCCGTGGCCGACGACACCCCGCCCGTGGCCGACGTCCCGCGTCCCACGCCCGGCGACACCCCGCCCGTGCCCGGCGACACCCCGCCCGTATCCGACGACACCCGGCCCGTGGCCGACGACCCGCGTCCCGTGCCCGACGACCCGCACCTCGTCCGCGGCTTCCGCGCCATGACGGTGCAGGGCTGGTTCCTGCTGGCGCTCGCGCTGATGACGCTGCTCGTCGTGGCGGGCAGTGTGGTGGGGGGCCAGGTGCTCGCCCATACCGCCCGCGTCTCGGACCAGTTGCTCCAGCGGATACAACCCGCACAGGGCGCCGCCTTCCAGCTCCAGGCGGCCGTGCTCAACCAGGAGACCGGCGCCCGCGGCTACGCCATCGCCGCCGACCCGCAGTTCCTCCAGCCCTACTCCGACGGCCGGCGCGGCGAGGCGCAGCTCGCCGCCACGCTGCGCGGCCTGGTCGGCGACCGCCCGGTGCTCCGCGCCGACCTGGACGCGGTGGAGCGGGCCACCGCCGACTGGCGCGGCCACTACGCCGAACCCATGATCAAGGCGGTGACCCCCGGCGTCCCCCGCCCCCCGGACAAGACACTGGTCGAGGGCGGCAAGGCCAGGTTCGACCACCTGCGCGCCCTCTTCCGCGCCCAGAACACCCACCTGGCCGAGGAACGCTCCCGCGCCCAGCGAGAGTTGGCCGAAGCCCGCACCGAACGCGACTGGGTGCTCGGCGGACTGGTGGCCGCCTTCCTGATCACCGGGGTCGTCCTGGCGGTGCTCATCCGGCAGCTGGTCACCCGCCCGCTGGACCGGCTGCGTACCGCCTCCTACCGTGTGGCCGGCGGCGACTTCGAGCACCGCATCACCGCCCACGGCCCGGCCGACCTGCGTGCCGTCGCCCGGGACGTCGAAGGCATGCGCCGCCGCATCGTCACCGAACTGGGCACCGTACGCTCCGCCCACCGGCTCCTGGTGGAACAGACCGCCGACCTCGACGCCCAGGCCGTCGAACTGCGCCGCTCCAATGCCGAGTTGGAGCAGTTCGCCTACGTCGCCTCGCACGACCTCCAGGAACCGCTGCGCAAGGTCGCCTCGTTCTGCCAGCTGCTGGAGAAGCGCTACGGCGACAGCTTCGACGAACGCGGCAAGCAGTACCTGGACTTCGCGGTGGACGGCGCCAAGCGCATGCAGGTGCTCATCAACGACCTGCTGACGTTCTCCCGGGTCGGGAGGCTCAACGACGCCAGCGTGCCGGTCGCCCTGGACGCGGCGCTGGACAAGGCGGTGGCCAACCTCGGTGCCTCGATCGAGGAGTCCGGCGCCCGGATCGAACGTCCCGAGCGGCTGCCGGAGATCATCGGCGACCCGATGCTGATGGTGATGCTGTGGCAGAACCTGCTGGGCAACGCCGTCAAGTTCCGCCGCCCCGACGAGCCGCCGCTGGTCCGCCTCACCTGCGAACGACGGGACGGTGACTGGCTGCTTGCCGTCAGCGACAACGGCATCGGCGTGCCCACCGAGTTCGCCGAGAAGGTCTTCGTCATCTTCCAGCGGCTGCACGGCCGCGACAGCTACAGCGGTACCGGCATCGGCCTGGCGCTGTGCAAGAAGATCGTCGAGCACCACGGCGGACGGATCTGGATCGACACCGGATACGGCACGGGGGCGCGCTTCTGCCTCACCCTGCCCGCCGAAACGCCGCCCGAGGACGCTCCGCCCGAGGACGCCCCGTCCGCCGACGTGCCCGCCGTGAAAGGAAACCCCGCATGA
- a CDS encoding PP2C family protein-serine/threonine phosphatase has protein sequence MMPEPVLPGEFSSVGASSRGDRVTGGGGPVPAPRGGAVEHATSDDLAPGRTEPRVLLIEDDAADALLVEELVADVTPGMGMRLTWVRSVAQARAELARTVPDCVLLDLHLPDASGLEALAAVQECAEGVAVVVLTGLAEERTGLAAVAAGAQDYLVKGRVEPELFGRAVRYAIQRKQTEKAAAELQAGKLRAQENARLERGLLPTPLLNGDDSVEVVARYRPGRSQALLGGDFHDVVQQPDGTVHALVGDVSGHGPDEAALGVALRIAWRTLVLSGAPTQRQLRLLEEILVAERAGAEIFATLTSAVLPPDRRRVRLVRAGHHGVLWREADGVRWVEVPGGPALGIVPGRAHWPVQELELPHGAGLVVFTDGLFEGRSGPDGQRLGEEGLLRLAGTLTGLPAEPFVDRLIARAEELAEEYGGLADDVAVLHLRWSDRRKEETGA, from the coding sequence ATGATGCCGGAACCCGTACTTCCGGGCGAGTTCAGCTCCGTCGGCGCCTCGTCCCGAGGTGACCGGGTGACGGGGGGCGGCGGTCCGGTCCCGGCGCCGCGCGGCGGCGCGGTGGAACACGCTACGTCCGACGACCTGGCGCCGGGACGGACGGAGCCCCGGGTCCTGCTCATCGAGGACGACGCCGCCGACGCGCTGCTCGTCGAGGAACTGGTGGCCGACGTCACACCCGGCATGGGGATGCGGCTGACCTGGGTACGCTCGGTGGCGCAGGCCCGCGCGGAACTGGCCCGTACCGTGCCCGACTGCGTGCTGCTCGACCTGCACCTGCCGGACGCCTCCGGCCTCGAGGCGCTCGCGGCCGTCCAGGAGTGCGCCGAGGGCGTGGCGGTGGTGGTGCTCACCGGCCTCGCCGAGGAACGCACCGGGCTCGCCGCGGTGGCCGCCGGCGCCCAGGACTACCTGGTCAAGGGGCGCGTCGAACCGGAGCTGTTCGGCCGCGCCGTCCGCTACGCGATCCAGCGCAAGCAGACCGAGAAGGCCGCCGCCGAACTCCAGGCCGGCAAACTGCGCGCCCAGGAGAACGCCCGGCTGGAGCGCGGACTGCTGCCCACCCCGCTGCTCAACGGTGACGACAGCGTCGAAGTGGTGGCCCGCTACCGCCCCGGCCGCAGCCAGGCGCTGCTCGGCGGCGACTTCCACGACGTGGTGCAGCAACCGGACGGCACCGTCCACGCGTTGGTGGGCGACGTCTCCGGCCACGGCCCGGACGAGGCGGCGCTCGGCGTCGCCCTGCGGATCGCCTGGCGTACCCTGGTGCTCAGCGGGGCACCCACCCAGCGCCAGCTCCGGCTGCTGGAGGAGATCCTGGTGGCCGAGCGGGCGGGGGCGGAGATCTTCGCCACCCTCACCAGCGCCGTGCTGCCGCCCGACCGGCGCCGGGTCCGGCTGGTACGCGCCGGCCACCACGGGGTGCTGTGGCGGGAGGCGGACGGGGTGCGCTGGGTCGAGGTGCCCGGCGGTCCGGCCCTGGGTATCGTGCCGGGCCGGGCGCACTGGCCGGTGCAGGAGCTTGAACTGCCGCACGGCGCCGGGCTGGTGGTCTTCACCGACGGCCTCTTCGAGGGCCGCTCCGGGCCGGACGGGCAACGGCTCGGAGAGGAGGGGCTGCTGCGGCTGGCCGGTACGCTCACCGGGCTGCCCGCCGAGCCGTTCGTCGACCGGCTCATCGCCCGCGCCGAGGAACTCGCCGAGGAATACGGCGGACTCGCCGACGACGTGGCCGTACTGCATCTGCGCTGGAGCGACCGGCGGAAGGAGGAGACCGGAGCATGA